The window CTGGCTTTGCCCGGCAGCCTGCAGCCCGTTGCCGCTTCACAGATGGACGAAGTCATGACCCTGGGCCTGCCGGAGACCGGGGAAGGCTCACTGGCAGGCGCCGCCCTGGACCTCATTTTAGAACGCTGTCAGCAAGCGGATGCCCTTGTGTTGGGTCCGGGGATCGGCACGGAGCCTGAAACCCGGCAATGGGTGCAGGAACTGCTGCCCCAATTAGCCCTTCCTTCCGTCATTGACGCGGATGGCCTAAACGCCCTGGCAGGTGCAGCGGAATTATGGAAACAAGCAAAGGCTCCCATGATTATCACCCCGCACCCCGGCGAACTGAGCCGCCTTCTGAATACTCCTGTGCAGGAAATTCAAAAGGACCGCATCGAGACCGCCAGAGACGCAGCGCACCAATGGAAGCTGGTGACAGTGCTGAAGGGTGCCGGCACGGTGATCGCCACTCCGGACGGGGATGTTTATATTAACCCCACCGGCAACCCCGGAATGGCCACCGGAGGCAGCGGAGACATCCTGGCCGGCATGACCGCCAGCCTGCTGGCCCAGGGCTTCCAGCCCGAACGAGCCGCCGCTGCGGCAGTCTACCTGCACGGATTGGCCGGCGACCTGGCTGCCCGTGAACTGGGGCAGGCCGGTATGATTGCCGGGGATATACTTAGATATGTGCCCGCTGCTTTTAAAAGCATGGAGGAAGGTATATAGAGTCAGAGAAAACGCCTGCCTGTCTATAAGGCAGGTTTTTATTTCTTTAAGGTGTAGAACGGCAGTAATAGGGATAGGTAAAGCTGCTTTTTTTGTCGAAACCTAGAAGAATTTTGTTAAAGGAAGAGGAAAAAGCAAGATGAATTAATACTATATTTCCTGCTTTTGGAGGGACAATATTATGTATTTAACCTCGGAGACTGTTTTAGAAGACTTGTTAAACTACGTTAAGGATCAAGGATTTGTTTTTTCAACGGAAGCACTAAAAATTTTTTCAAAGGTTGAACATTTATGCCGGAGCTATAATGTTTGTCCGTTTTCTCAGGAATATCTTTTGATTTTGCTTGAAGAGGTTCCGTTATTTCAACAAATTATTAGAAAATATGGCGGGCAGCCTGATTTAGCCTTATCTGAGCTATATAAAAATCTCCAAGGTAGGGATGAATCTGATGGAGGTTTTGATTACGACTCATCAGATTTATATTCTAATTTATTAAAAAGGGAGCTGATAACCCGTTCGCGTATTTTGGATTTGACTCTCGACAATGTTAAAAGAAATAATCGAAAGCAAATTTATGATACCGATATAATTGAAGCTCTTTTAAATATTCACGACGAATACTCTCCTGTTTGGAATAATGGAGATTATCGGGAAAGACGGCTTCATACCTCCTTTAACACATTGGCTCATATTACCGGTTTTTATTGTGACTACTTATGGGTAAGATTTGAGGATATACGCAGGGAATTAAATGAAATTGATATTTATGACTTGGCTATATCTTTTGCTGGAGAGGATAGGGAAGTAGCAAAATCAATAGCCCACTTGGTAACGAAACAAGGGTTAAGAACGTTTTATGATGAATATGAAAAAGGAGATTTATGGGGTAAAGATTTATTTACACACCTTACCGAAGTTTATTCAAAAAAGGCAAGGTTTTGTCTAATGATTGTATCTGAGTTCTATGCTCGTAAAAAGTGGACAACGGTTGAAAGAAAAGCTGCCCAAGCGAAAGCTTTTCAGGAAGATATAGAATACATACTTCCCCTAAGGCTTGACGATACAGAAATACCCGGGTTGCTGCCTACAATAGGATATATTGACTTAAGGCAGTCTTCCATTGAGGAGGTAGCTGTGTTGCTGAAAAGGAAACTGATTGCAGACCAATGCATCGAGAAATAGGCCTGGGCGAACCTAAGAACAGGCAGACCCAGGGAATAATTAAGATCTACCTTTCTTTCTAAATTTAATGAAATTGTTTTTAGGAAAAACTCCAGCCTGGAAGCAGGGGTTTTTCTTGAGATTTTAGAAATAATCAGATATAGGACTTTTGTTAAACAAATTTTCTTTGTGGATAGAGTTAGAAAAAATTGATTAAATGATTGACTAAACGGATGAAGGGAGTTTTAGCATGCCTAGAAAAGCCTTTAGTGCAGCAGGAGCAGTGGCGGTAGGTCCCTATTCCCATGCTGTGGAATCCGGCGAGCTGATTTTTTTCTCCGGTCAGACCCCTATGGATTCTAAAACAGGGAAACTGGTGGAGGGTGACATAACGGCGCAAACGGAGCAATGTTTTAAAAATTTGTTTGCCGTGCTGCATGCCGCCGAATTAACTCCCGATGACATTGTTAAGGTAAACATCTTTTTAACCGATATGAACGATTTTTCTGCCATGAACACAGTGTATGCCAAGCAATTCTCCTCTCCCTATCCTGCCCGGACCACCATCGGTGTTGCCTCCCTGCCCTTGGGCGCCCGGGTGGAAATCGAAATGATTGCACGGAAGGGGTAAAAAGATTCCAGTTACAAGGACAATTCCTTCCAGAAAGGGTTGGTTTATATGCTTAGAATTGCTTTAATTGCCCATGATGCCAAGAAGCAACAGATGATTGATTTGGTGGCCCGGGAAAAGGAGATATTTTGCCGGTGTGAGTTGGTAGCTACCGGAACAACCGGAGAACTGATTCGGAGCCGCGTAGGAATACAAATTTCAACGGTTTTATCAGGGCCTTTAGGCGGCGACCAGCAAATCGGCAGTCGTATTGCATGCCAAACCCTGGATATGGTGATTTTTTTCCGTGATCCATTGACGGCTCAGCCCCATGAGCCGGATGTTTCGGCCCTCTTGCGCTTATGTGACGTACATAATATTCCGGTGGCTACCAATTGGAGCAGCGCTGAAATATTGCTGGAGCATGTTAAGCGGAGGCTGGGCTATTGAAACAAATTCATTGATGAACAGGGATAAAGCAGAAAAGTTAATTCGTTATGCTTTGAAATAAACAGAGAAACCAAGACTCTTTATGAACGGCAGAAAACAAAAGGATCTGGTTAAAAACACCTGATTAACGTCAGGTGTTTTCGTTTTAACGGGCTTAGAGATCATGGCAATAAGTACCTCATGCTTTTTGGCAATAAATTCCCCCTTTCTTATCACCCTATAGCGCATTATAGTAAAGGAGGACAAAAATAAAGGGAATCATAAAAGTTTAGATAAGGTAAATTGCATGGGCTTTTCTTGCCGAGGAAATGTGCAGTATAAAGTAGGGGTGGATAAAGGTTGAAAAGAATACTGGTTGTAGATGATGAGCCGGCGATTCGGGATTTGGTGCAGATGGTTTTAAGCCGGGAGGGTTACCAGGTAATGACCGCTTCAGACGGACAAAGCGCTTTAGTGGCAGCAGATGCCGTTAAACCGGATTTAATTGTGCTGGACCTGATGCTGCCGGATATTAGCGGCCACGAGGTATGCAGGAAAATTACCGAGCAATACCAAACACCGGTGATCATGCTCACTGCAAAAAATGATGTGGTGGATAAGGTATTAGGTTTGGAATTTGGCGCCGATGATTACATTACCAAACCCTTTGATGCCCGGGAACTCCTTGCCAGAGTCAAGGCGCTGCTGCGGCGCTTGGATAAGCGGCAGGGGCCCCAAGAAACCATTGTTTATAAAGATTTGCTTATAAATTTAATGAATAAAACCGTAACCAAGAGCCAGCAGTCCCTTTCTCTGACACCCAAAGAATTTCAGCTTTTAGAAGTGCTGGCGGCGCACCCTCGGCGGATTTTCAGCAGAGATGAACTGATGACGCTGGCCTGGGGTTACGATTATACCGGTGACAGCAGAGCCGTAGATATTCATATTACCCGTTTACGCAAAAAAATTGAGGACAATACCAGCCAACCTCAATACATTATTACGGTTTACGGATTTGGTTATCGTTTCGGAGGGGTGTAAATTGAAACTAAGCACCCGCTTAATGCTCTATTATTTAACCGCCACCTTACTTTCCCTGGCCCTGGTGGGCTTTGCCATTTTAAAAGCCATTGAGCATTACGGCATGGAGACGGTGGAGGAACAATTAAAAACACAAAGTGATTCTGCTTCCGTTTATGTGGCTCAAAGTCTCTTATTGGAAAAACTGGGCCCTCAGGAATTGGCTGCAATAGCTCCCCGGCTAACCGGCAACTTGAGTGCCGGCAGCCGTGAGATTCGCATTTATGATGAACAGGTGCAACTGTTAAGTGCGGCGGTGGATGGGGTGCAGCAGACCGTCCAGGTTGAAAAACCTTTTACCGATACTCTGACTGCCGCCCTTAAGGGCAACTATGCCTACGGTATTCACAATAATGACGTCTATTTTGCCTCGCCCATTGAGTTACAGGGGGCTGTCATTGGTGTGCTGGAATTTGTATATCCTTTACATTTTTTGAATCAAATCCTTACAGCCACCCAAAAGGTTCTCTATGCCGGCGCCGTTGTTTTTGGCATCCTAATTACCATTTTAAGCATTTATATCGCACGGAAGGTAGTCAAACCCATTAAGCAACTGGTGGAAGTAACCCAGCGTTTTGCCCGGCGGGATTTTACACCGGTTCATTTACCGAGAAATGATGAAATTGGGCAGCTTAGCCGGAGCTTCAGTGAGATGGGAAGCCAGTTGCAGGATTATATCCAAAGACAGCGGCAGTTTGTGGCCAATGTGTCCCATGAGCTGCGCACGCCTCTTACCGCCATTAAGGGCTATTCGGAATATCTGATTGATGAGGTAAAGGGCAGAGCCGATCTGGAAAAGGCGGTTTACCATTTAAACAATGAATCTACCCGACTGGCCAAACTGGTAAATGAGCTTCTGTTTTTATCCCGTGTGGATGCCCGGCGGGAGCCCTTTTACTTTAGCCGGGTAGACTTTTCCTTACTGATGCGGGAGACGCTGGAGAAATTGCAGATCAGAACCTTAAAATATGAAGTGAGACTGCAGGCCAATTTGCAGCCAAACCTTTATATTTGGGCTGATGAAGAGAAAATAACCCAGGCGGTTATGAATTTACTGGATAACGCCATAAAATACTCTCCTCCCCAGGGAAGCGTGGAGATAGAATGGTATTTGGAAGGAACCCGGGGGATATTGGCAATCATGGACCGGGGCATGGGGATACCCGCAGAAGATTTACATAAAATCTTTGAACGTTTTTACCGGTCGTCTAATACCAAGGCCATTGGCGGAACGGGTTTGGGATTAGCCATTACCCGGGAGATTATAACCGCCCATAAGGGGTCCTTGGATATAACCAACCGCCCTGGGGGCGGAACCGTGGTTAAAATCACCCTTCCTGCGGTCTAAAATGTTACAGTTTTGAAACATAATTGCAGTATGGTTGAAATAACCGTTTGCTAGGATTAGGATATAGCAGGTGCCCCCAATAAATGGCTTTAGGAGGAATTTTCCATTGAAACGGTTATTCGTTTTCATGCTGGGATCACTGTTAATCTTGGCTATCTCCGGCTGTGGTACAATGAAGGAGAAGGATCAGGAGGTAAAGGTTCTGCCAAAGGAGCCTAAGCAGGAATTGTCTGTGGCCGGTATTGAAAAGCTGCATGAAGGTTATGCCCAGGATGTTTCCCCAGATGGAGAAATTCTCCTGTTTAACTGGGACGAGGGCATACCGGACCAGGAACCCTATGATGAAATGTCTTCACCGAGGACCCTGCACACGTTGAAATTATCCGACCGGTCCGTGGCCAAGATGGGCAATTCCGAAATCCATCAGGGCAATGCCAAATACTCTCCGGATACTAAAAATATCGCTTTTTTAGAGAATATCGAGACCTTTACCCAAACCTATATCATGGAAAACAAAGCGGGTGCTGCTAAAAAGTTAATCCATAAATCCGATGATATAGCGGTTTCTGTGGCCTGGTCCCCGGATGGCAAACAGTTTGCCGTTCCTTATTTCCTGGCCAACGACGCCAAAATTATTTTATACGATGCCCAGGGTAAAGAAATAAAAACAGTGGCACAAAGTAAAGGAACGAAAATAAACCCGTATTTTTTCGATAACCATACCTTGTTATACGCTTCCCTGAATCCAACCGGCCCGGTAACCATCATGGCGCTGGACTTAAATAATGAGTCTGACCCTAAGGAAATTGTAAAGGGTACAAACTTTGCAGTATCTCCCAACAAAAGAAGCATCGCTTACCTTTCTGTTAACCAGGACCGCAGCCGGTGGAGTATAAAGGTAGATGCTTTTAACAGTGATTTTAAAATTGGCTCTACGCTGTCCGAAATCAGCGTCAAAGATGGGACGGCTCAAATGGTCTGGTCCCCGGACAGCCGGTATTTGGTTTATTCTAACGGGACGGATCTATGGGTTTTAAATCCGGAAACCGGAGATAAAAAGCAGGTAGTTTCGAATATGTCCAGCATTTTAAATATACTTTGGGCCGGCAACCAGGACATTATTTTTAGCGGTATCGCCAAAGAAATGGCAGAAAAGGATAACCATAAGATAGAGATGTATCGTATTAAATTAAGCTAGCATTTTTTAAAATTTATTAGTGGGTAAATAGGAGGTTTAAATGTTTTTTAAAAAGATTATTTTACCGATTTTTTTCATTGCGGTCCTTTTAGCAACAAGCGGTTGTTCCGGTTCAACGGACGGTAAAGCGGAGCAAAAGGATCAGGAGAAAGAGCAGGCAAGAGTGGAAAGTGTTTTAAAAGAATTTCATTCCCTGACGGCAGAAGGTGGAACAATAAAACAACAAATTCAATTTATTGACGATAATATAAAAACGTTGCCGCAGGAAGCGGCTTCAGAGATGATTTTGTCTTTGGAGAAAAACCTGATGGATTACCAGCCGGTGCTGGAAGAAAAGTATTGGCAGGAGGAGGTTCAGTCAGGATTGTTTGAAGCTTTTACCACAGGAATTGACATAAACAAGGGGGATCTTATGAAAGACCCCGCCCTAAAGGATCTCTTAAATGAAACCCGGGCAAGCGGGTTTAAGATTGAAACCGCGGAAGGAACCTTTTTCCCCATTATAAATTATGAAATGTTTAAACAGTATACGCCCCGGCTAACCCCGGACATTCAAGAATACCTGAACATTATGGCTGAAGAATCCAATCAGGCTCCGGCAAAGGATGCCGCCCTGGTTATTGGCTGGGAAGAAGTCCTGCAAAGGGCTTTAAAGCAAGAAAAATTTATCGCTGATTATAAAGAATCGAAAAAAGTGAATGACATTAAACAGCTCTATAAAAAGTATATGACTTTTACTTATTATGGAGCAAACAATACCCCTCTCTTTGATTATGATACAAACACCTTGAATTCTAAGGCCAAGTCGGTTTACCTTAATGCTGTAAAAAATAACGGCAGCAGTGTCTTTCTAAACAATCTGAGTGTTTTCTTAGATATCGCCAAAAAGAATGATTATAAACTTACCGGTGAAGTTGAAAAATACAGGGAGAATATTTTGAAGGACCTGGGTGAATAGTGACAGGAGGAGGGAAATCCCGTGATAACCGGCGATCAGGTAAAAAGAGTGATGCTTACTTCAATTCTTCTGTGTTCGTTATTTTTAGGAGGTTGCAGTGAAAAGCCCGGCAGCCCCGAGCAGCCAAAAACGCCTGAAACCTCTGCTAAAACCGAAGAGACAGCCAAGGATTCAGCCCCCCATAACACAGAGGTTAAGGATGACGCCCAAGTAGCCCTGTTAAATAAGATCATGCAATTGGCCCGGCAGGGGAAGGTGATCAATTGTGAGTTTACGGCCAACACAACGGTCATTGAAACGGTAACGGGGCAATGGGGAGAGCCGGACACCATGGATTACGTGCCCCAAGCCAAGGGTACCTACGCTACTTATACAAAGCACCATGTTGTTTTCGGGTTTAACAAAGGCTCGCAAATATTTGATGTCCGGTCCTATGACCTGGAAATAAAGAAGCTTACCCTGGCGGAGGTAAAGAAAACCCTTGGCACCCCGGAAATGAGCCGCACGTACCAGGGGCAGGATATCATCGGATACCGGGCGGGAACGGATTATAAGCTGCTGTTTATTTTTCCCCAGGCAACCCCAGAAGAAGCAAATCCTTATGTAGATCATGTGAATGTATTTTATCCCCGGGGTACTGTCAATTGGATGGCCGATGATCCCGGCCGGGAGTGGTAAGGGACAAGATATTAGTAGAAAAGACAGCCCTGCCAATGTTGATTGGTAAGGGCTGTTTAATCAATTTCTATTCTCTTTCTATTCATTGATTCCTTTCCTTCACTTTTAGCCATACATCCTTGGTCAGAAAGCTTTCTTCCACATGGTTTTCCATTTCCAGGAACATTTTATAAGGAACGCTGAAGGAGAGAATGTCTTTTTCCACATGTTTGCGGGCAGAAACGTCTGTAAGACCAATAACTCCCCGGGGATGATCCAGGGTTCCTTCATGGAGAGGGATGATCCCGATGCTGTGACAGCCCGCACACCAGGGAATGGTGACATTGTCGCCGCCGTGTCTGGCGTAATTGGCCAGCGCCACCAGGGCTGAGATTTGGTCCGGGGTGGCCAGGAAAACCACCACTTCAGGCTTTTCAGCGGGGGAAAGTTCCTCTAAGGGCTTAAACACAACATATTCAGTGGGAACATCGTAATAGGGGAGATTATCCGCAAAGGATTTGGCGAACTCGGGAGTTTTTTATAGGCCTCGCCATGGATGAGGGCGGGCATGTTTCTTACGATGTTCTTACCCATTTCACTGTCGCAGAATTCCTTGTTTCCCTTGGAGAGAAAATACTCAATGCCCCCGGGGAACTTGGTATAAGTATTGCCAAAACCCAGGCCGGAACCGCCGCCGATGCAGCCGTAGGTCTTACGGTCAAAAACTGCGGTACGTCCTTTGGCTGCAGCGCCCAGCATGGCGATGACACAACCCCAGCGTCCTTCCTTAAACTGGAGCGCTCCTTCGGGTTTTTCATTGGTGAATACAATGGCTACGGGAGTATACCTCAGATTAACAGCTTCCGCGATCCTGCTTTGCATTTAATTCACCCCTTATTTTTTTTAATAAAGTCAAAAACGTTTCTCTTTCTTCTGCGGATAAATTCAAAGTGAGTTCCTTGTTAGCCTCCAAGGACAGCAGGGAGAGCACCTGTTCAAGTTTTCTACCGTCCTCCGTCAGGTGAATCATAAACACCCGCCTGTCCTCCAGATGCTGTCGCCGGTTGACCAGCCCTTGGTTTTCCAGGCGGTCAATGATACCGCTGATAGTGGTGCGGTCCATTTCCATGGTTGTTCCCAGTTGGATTTGAGACTGTCCGTCTTTTTTCCATAGAAAGGCCAAGGTTGCAAACTGAGGAGGGGTTAGATTGTGGGGTAAAAGTTTTTCCCGGAAAATTTGTAACCCTTTCTGATGGCACTTGGCAAGAAGAAATCCTGCGCTTTTCTCAATATCAAAGTCAATACCTTCTTTATCCTTCAAAAAATGGGTAAGCCTCCTTTCTTAGTTTGCAATTATTATATCACAATAATTGTTTGCATACTGACTATATTTCTTAAAAAAATTTATAATAATCTAGTGTTTTAAAACCTAATACCATTAGGGTAATAAAAAAAGCCGGGAAAACCCGGCTGGTGGGCCATGAGGGACTCGAACCCGCAACCTGACGATTAAGAGTCGCCTGCTCTACCAGTTGAGCTAATGACCCATAGATCCGAAAGAAAGGGATTAAATCAATGCCACCAGCTAGTGGAAGCAACCTTTTTCCTTTCGCCTTTTTATTTTACCATAACTATATATCATATAACAAATAATTTTTTGTTATAGTTTTAGTTGCAAAGAATTTATGCTCAAAGGACTGTTAGAAGAACGTCCATCAGGCGTATCACCATACCAAAGATGTTTAAGCTATGATAATATCTCTTGCCATTTAGGGCGGTAAACTGCTATTCTAAAGTTGTTGCTTAAATTGATAAAGCCGGGAAAACTAAAAAAGCGGATAATATTGACAAGCTGTGGAATGACTTTAACTGGGGTGAAAGACTTTGGCGGAACGAGTGATAGGAAAAGTAGGCGATCCCGTTTTACGTAAAAAATGTAAGCCGGTGACTGAAATAACACCCAATATCCTGCAATTGCTGGATGATATGGCGGATACCTTGGCCGCAGCATCGAATGGCGCAGCATTGGCCGCTCCCCAGGTGGGAATTTTAAGGAGAATGGTTGTTATCGATAGTGGAGAAGGGTTCATTGAATTAATTAACCCCGAAATAATTGAAAAATCAAAAGAGCAAATTGGACCGGAGGGATGTTTGTCCCTGCCGGGTATTTGGGGTAGAGTTAAAAGAGCCAAATATGTCAAGGTGAAGGCCGTTAACCGGGACGGAGAGGAATTTATCATTGAAGGCAGGGGCTTTATGGCCAGGTGTTTACAGCATGAAATTGATCATCTGGACGGGACCTTATTTATCGATTATGTGGCTCCGGGGCAGCTTTTCCAGGAACACACGGATGAGCCGGTGGATGTTTATCGTTTGCTAAAAGCCTCTAGAGAAAACCAAGATTGAGCGACTCCCGATGATCGGTGAAGAGATAAATAACTGCAGCAAATATCTTATCGGGTAGATAAAGTATTTAGGCTGCTTTTTTATTATCGTGCAAAATGGATCCCTTTGTTTTTACACATAATAAATCAACGGATTGCCTTCCCGGAGAAGGGCTATAAAAAGTACAAGCTGGTTAAGTGAAAAATTCTACTTTATGGAGAAAACATATGGCAGATAAAATAGAGAGTATTTATCAAACAAGGAAAGCGGACTTTGAGGACCAACTGGCCCATGAAAAGAAAAAGGACAACACCCTTGTTTTATTTCGTGGTTTAATCGGGTTAATCATCGTTGCTATTTTGGTTTTTGGTTATTTTTATCAATTATCTTATTATCTTTTTTATCCTGTTCCGCTGATTTTACTATTTCTTATCTTGGTGGTGAAGCATCAGGGAATCAGAAATAAAATAACTTACTTGATCAAAATGATCCAAATTAATGAGGCTGCCTTGCTGCGTCT is drawn from Desulforamulus ruminis DSM 2154 and contains these coding sequences:
- a CDS encoding toll/interleukin-1 receptor domain-containing protein, whose protein sequence is MYLTSETVLEDLLNYVKDQGFVFSTEALKIFSKVEHLCRSYNVCPFSQEYLLILLEEVPLFQQIIRKYGGQPDLALSELYKNLQGRDESDGGFDYDSSDLYSNLLKRELITRSRILDLTLDNVKRNNRKQIYDTDIIEALLNIHDEYSPVWNNGDYRERRLHTSFNTLAHITGFYCDYLWVRFEDIRRELNEIDIYDLAISFAGEDREVAKSIAHLVTKQGLRTFYDEYEKGDLWGKDLFTHLTEVYSKKARFCLMIVSEFYARKKWTTVERKAAQAKAFQEDIEYILPLRLDDTEIPGLLPTIGYIDLRQSSIEEVAVLLKRKLIADQCIEK
- a CDS encoding RidA family protein — encoded protein: MPRKAFSAAGAVAVGPYSHAVESGELIFFSGQTPMDSKTGKLVEGDITAQTEQCFKNLFAVLHAAELTPDDIVKVNIFLTDMNDFSAMNTVYAKQFSSPYPARTTIGVASLPLGARVEIEMIARKG
- a CDS encoding methylglyoxal synthase, yielding MLRIALIAHDAKKQQMIDLVAREKEIFCRCELVATGTTGELIRSRVGIQISTVLSGPLGGDQQIGSRIACQTLDMVIFFRDPLTAQPHEPDVSALLRLCDVHNIPVATNWSSAEILLEHVKRRLGY
- a CDS encoding response regulator transcription factor, translating into MKRILVVDDEPAIRDLVQMVLSREGYQVMTASDGQSALVAADAVKPDLIVLDLMLPDISGHEVCRKITEQYQTPVIMLTAKNDVVDKVLGLEFGADDYITKPFDARELLARVKALLRRLDKRQGPQETIVYKDLLINLMNKTVTKSQQSLSLTPKEFQLLEVLAAHPRRIFSRDELMTLAWGYDYTGDSRAVDIHITRLRKKIEDNTSQPQYIITVYGFGYRFGGV
- a CDS encoding sensor histidine kinase; this translates as MKLSTRLMLYYLTATLLSLALVGFAILKAIEHYGMETVEEQLKTQSDSASVYVAQSLLLEKLGPQELAAIAPRLTGNLSAGSREIRIYDEQVQLLSAAVDGVQQTVQVEKPFTDTLTAALKGNYAYGIHNNDVYFASPIELQGAVIGVLEFVYPLHFLNQILTATQKVLYAGAVVFGILITILSIYIARKVVKPIKQLVEVTQRFARRDFTPVHLPRNDEIGQLSRSFSEMGSQLQDYIQRQRQFVANVSHELRTPLTAIKGYSEYLIDEVKGRADLEKAVYHLNNESTRLAKLVNELLFLSRVDARREPFYFSRVDFSLLMRETLEKLQIRTLKYEVRLQANLQPNLYIWADEEKITQAVMNLLDNAIKYSPPQGSVEIEWYLEGTRGILAIMDRGMGIPAEDLHKIFERFYRSSNTKAIGGTGLGLAITREIITAHKGSLDITNRPGGGTVVKITLPAV
- a CDS encoding TolB family protein yields the protein MKRLFVFMLGSLLILAISGCGTMKEKDQEVKVLPKEPKQELSVAGIEKLHEGYAQDVSPDGEILLFNWDEGIPDQEPYDEMSSPRTLHTLKLSDRSVAKMGNSEIHQGNAKYSPDTKNIAFLENIETFTQTYIMENKAGAAKKLIHKSDDIAVSVAWSPDGKQFAVPYFLANDAKIILYDAQGKEIKTVAQSKGTKINPYFFDNHTLLYASLNPTGPVTIMALDLNNESDPKEIVKGTNFAVSPNKRSIAYLSVNQDRSRWSIKVDAFNSDFKIGSTLSEISVKDGTAQMVWSPDSRYLVYSNGTDLWVLNPETGDKKQVVSNMSSILNILWAGNQDIIFSGIAKEMAEKDNHKIEMYRIKLS
- a CDS encoding YjgB family protein — encoded protein: MITGDQVKRVMLTSILLCSLFLGGCSEKPGSPEQPKTPETSAKTEETAKDSAPHNTEVKDDAQVALLNKIMQLARQGKVINCEFTANTTVIETVTGQWGEPDTMDYVPQAKGTYATYTKHHVVFGFNKGSQIFDVRSYDLEIKKLTLAEVKKTLGTPEMSRTYQGQDIIGYRAGTDYKLLFIFPQATPEEANPYVDHVNVFYPRGTVNWMADDPGREW
- a CDS encoding MarR family winged helix-turn-helix transcriptional regulator; protein product: MKDKEGIDFDIEKSAGFLLAKCHQKGLQIFREKLLPHNLTPPQFATLAFLWKKDGQSQIQLGTTMEMDRTTISGIIDRLENQGLVNRRQHLEDRRVFMIHLTEDGRKLEQVLSLLSLEANKELTLNLSAEERETFLTLLKKIRGELNAKQDRGSC
- the def gene encoding peptide deformylase, with translation MAERVIGKVGDPVLRKKCKPVTEITPNILQLLDDMADTLAAASNGAALAAPQVGILRRMVVIDSGEGFIELINPEIIEKSKEQIGPEGCLSLPGIWGRVKRAKYVKVKAVNRDGEEFIIEGRGFMARCLQHEIDHLDGTLFIDYVAPGQLFQEHTDEPVDVYRLLKASRENQD